In Polynucleobacter sp. TUM22923, one genomic interval encodes:
- the hyi gene encoding hydroxypyruvate isomerase: MPRFAANLTMLFSEVPFMERFALAKTGGFTAVEFLFPYAFDPKEIRSALDNNALKLVLHNLPAGDWDAGERGIACNPDRVEEFRAGVAKAIEYAAVLGVPQLNCLAGKAPLDVDPKKLRDTFVANLQYAASELKKVGLKLLIEPINTFDIPGFYLSRTAQGIEILDAVGADNAYLQYDIYHAQRMEGELANTIQKYLGRIGHIQLADNPGRNEPGSGEIHYDFLFGLLDKLGYAGYIGCEYKPLKTTEAGLGWMSKYE; this comes from the coding sequence ATGCCCCGTTTTGCCGCTAACCTCACTATGCTGTTTTCCGAAGTACCGTTTATGGAGCGCTTTGCGCTAGCGAAGACGGGGGGCTTTACAGCCGTAGAATTCCTTTTCCCTTATGCATTTGACCCAAAAGAAATAAGAAGTGCGTTAGATAACAATGCGCTCAAGCTAGTGCTTCATAATTTACCAGCAGGCGACTGGGATGCTGGCGAGCGGGGGATTGCCTGTAATCCAGATCGGGTTGAAGAATTTCGTGCTGGCGTAGCCAAGGCGATTGAATACGCAGCCGTACTAGGTGTTCCACAGCTGAACTGCCTTGCTGGAAAAGCGCCCTTAGACGTTGATCCCAAAAAGCTGCGAGATACCTTCGTTGCTAATCTTCAATATGCTGCTTCAGAACTCAAGAAGGTAGGGCTTAAGCTGCTAATTGAACCCATTAACACCTTCGATATTCCAGGCTTCTATCTATCACGCACAGCACAGGGCATTGAAATACTAGATGCAGTAGGAGCTGATAATGCCTATCTTCAGTATGATATTTATCACGCACAGCGGATGGAAGGCGAACTGGCAAACACAATTCAAAAATACTTAGGCCGTATAGGACATATTCAACTTGCTGATAACCCAGGTCGCAATGAGCCTGGATCTGGCGAAATTCATTATGATTTTTTATTCGGATTGCTCGACAAACTAGGGTACGCCGGTTATATCGGCTGCGAATATAAGCCCCTCAAAACAACTGAAGCGGGACTTGGGTGGATGTCTAAATACGAATAA
- a CDS encoding 2-hydroxy-3-oxopropionate reductase, whose amino-acid sequence MSKLKLGFVGLGIMGAPMAGHLVNAGHDVFIHTRSKVPEELIKSAAIVCESPADVASKADIIITMVPDTPDVEKVLFGDNGIASGLSKGKIVIDMSSISPIVTKEIAKKINALGCEYLDAPVSGGQLGAKGATLTIMVGGNQATFDQVKPIFELMGKNITLVGDNGAGQITKVANQIIVALNIEAVAEALVFAAKAGADPAKVREALMGGFASSKILEVHGERMIKRTFDPGFRIELHQKDLSLALSSAKAIGVSLPNTATAQELFNSCSAHGGKAWDHSAMVRALEKMANFEIGQKS is encoded by the coding sequence ATGAGTAAATTGAAATTAGGTTTTGTGGGCTTAGGAATTATGGGAGCCCCTATGGCTGGCCATTTAGTGAATGCGGGACATGACGTGTTCATTCATACCCGCAGCAAGGTACCCGAAGAGCTTATCAAAAGTGCCGCGATTGTTTGTGAAAGTCCTGCGGATGTCGCATCAAAAGCAGACATCATTATTACGATGGTGCCTGATACCCCGGATGTAGAAAAAGTGCTTTTTGGCGACAATGGTATTGCATCAGGTTTATCTAAAGGAAAGATCGTCATTGACATGAGCTCGATCTCGCCTATCGTAACTAAAGAGATTGCTAAAAAAATTAACGCCTTAGGCTGCGAGTATTTGGATGCCCCAGTATCGGGTGGCCAGTTAGGGGCCAAGGGTGCAACGCTCACCATTATGGTGGGTGGTAATCAGGCTACTTTTGATCAGGTAAAGCCTATCTTCGAATTGATGGGTAAAAATATTACTTTGGTGGGTGATAACGGAGCCGGTCAAATTACTAAGGTGGCTAATCAAATTATCGTAGCGCTTAATATTGAGGCTGTTGCAGAGGCGCTTGTTTTTGCAGCAAAAGCAGGGGCTGATCCCGCTAAAGTGCGTGAAGCCTTAATGGGCGGATTCGCTAGCTCAAAGATCTTAGAAGTGCATGGCGAACGCATGATCAAAAGAACGTTTGATCCTGGATTTCGGATTGAATTACATCAGAAGGATCTGAGTCTGGCTTTGAGCAGCGCTAAGGCAATCGGTGTCTCACTTCCCAATACTGCGACAGCGCAGGAGCTATTTAATTCTTGTAGCGCTCATGGTGGAAAAGCTTGGGATCATTCGGCGATGGTGAGAGCCTTGGAGAAGATGGCTAATTTTGAGATTGGTCAAAAATCCTGA
- a CDS encoding YqiA/YcfP family alpha/beta fold hydrolase — MKSTLLVYLHGFRSSPRSSKAVMTGDAVKAIGNAGLTNHVYEWYCPQLPASPQESMAMVSAHIEQSSASRLVVVGSSLGGFYTNYLAEKYHCKGVVLNPAVFAARELEPHVGMMTAYDSEEPFDFKQEYIGELQDLQITKISDPERYFLIAAKGDELLDWKEMVRFYEGAQQLVLEGSDHGIADYLDHLPKVLTFITSE; from the coding sequence ATGAAATCCACATTACTCGTTTATTTGCACGGCTTTCGCTCATCACCAAGATCAAGTAAGGCGGTAATGACGGGTGATGCCGTCAAGGCTATTGGTAATGCAGGGCTTACCAATCATGTTTATGAATGGTATTGTCCTCAATTGCCAGCTTCGCCACAAGAAAGTATGGCAATGGTTAGTGCTCATATCGAGCAATCCTCGGCGAGTAGGCTAGTGGTGGTGGGATCATCTCTTGGGGGGTTTTACACCAACTACCTTGCTGAAAAATACCACTGCAAGGGTGTTGTCTTAAATCCCGCTGTGTTTGCAGCAAGGGAGCTTGAGCCGCATGTAGGTATGATGACCGCTTACGATAGCGAAGAACCTTTTGACTTTAAGCAAGAGTACATCGGTGAATTGCAGGACTTGCAGATTACCAAAATTAGCGATCCCGAGCGCTACTTTTTAATAGCGGCCAAAGGAGATGAGTTGCTTGATTGGAAAGAAATGGTTCGCTTTTATGAGGGTGCGCAACAGTTGGTGCTCGAAGGAAGTGATCATGGTATTGCAGACTATTTAGATCATTTGCCTAAAGTGCTTACTTTTATCACCTCCGAATAG
- a CDS encoding DUF3108 domain-containing protein: MNFISRKSFWLLLAAVAISILGHLVFFFGIPFFSFSSAPPIPEDLIIKTDLRVEPPKKIQMNSRPKIRSAPKQTNAVASDTAATAGEAGKGAAGNQSGQSFQLPESSTLYFDAYLDGQLLQTASLEWVVNGSQYRLYINIPYAVVGPFVFESRGSVDAYGIAPAIYWTQRGTKDPRYSRFDRDQNGAGKMYFSEKPEFTPDLLPGTQDRFSLMFQLASLLNGSDKIDEAGTIRAIPVVDYNTLQMWQFKSYGEALSGDIPSLGQSINRHYALMQRESDPFKRQVDIWLARDLDWLPGRIRSLEASGRVLELVFKQKGPAPSN, encoded by the coding sequence ATGAATTTCATCTCAAGAAAATCTTTTTGGCTTTTGCTTGCAGCTGTTGCTATCTCCATATTAGGTCACCTCGTTTTCTTCTTTGGGATTCCTTTTTTTTCATTTAGTAGCGCTCCACCCATCCCTGAGGATCTCATCATTAAAACGGATCTACGGGTAGAGCCTCCAAAAAAGATTCAGATGAATAGCAGACCCAAGATCAGATCTGCCCCCAAACAAACAAACGCCGTCGCATCAGATACAGCCGCAACAGCAGGCGAAGCGGGGAAGGGTGCAGCAGGAAATCAATCTGGACAATCTTTTCAACTTCCTGAGTCAAGCACCTTATATTTTGATGCTTATCTTGATGGGCAACTTTTGCAAACTGCCAGCCTAGAGTGGGTCGTCAATGGTAGTCAATACCGTCTTTACATCAACATTCCTTATGCTGTAGTGGGACCATTTGTATTTGAATCTCGTGGAAGCGTAGATGCCTATGGAATTGCCCCCGCTATTTATTGGACTCAACGTGGAACAAAAGATCCAAGATACTCTCGCTTCGATCGAGATCAAAACGGAGCAGGGAAGATGTACTTTTCTGAGAAACCCGAATTTACACCGGATTTATTGCCCGGCACTCAAGATCGATTTAGCTTGATGTTTCAGTTAGCATCACTTCTGAACGGTAGCGACAAGATTGATGAAGCTGGAACCATTAGAGCCATTCCCGTGGTCGACTACAACACACTGCAGATGTGGCAATTTAAAAGTTATGGTGAGGCTTTATCAGGGGATATACCAAGCCTTGGACAGTCTATTAATCGCCATTACGCCTTGATGCAGCGAGAAAGCGACCCATTTAAACGCCAAGTCGATATTTGGTTAGCTAGAGATCTAGATTGGCTACCCGGAAGAATTAGATCGTTAGAGGCTAGCGGTCGTGTTTTAGAGCTAGTATTTAAGCAAAAAGGCCCAGCACCTAGCAATTAA
- a CDS encoding ion channel, which yields MDLSLLNTLPSLHSLYVQIIADMGNSQIWIVVVASCLMLATHAIAVLGVATAFHKINGFMVDRNIFGASFVSYFIAINLIILIHLIEIVIWSYICVGLKVFPSNPQTFYFAGEMYTTVGYGTWTLPSQWKILPILIAFTGVFAVSMSGAALYTMMGSFIGGKKERSTAQI from the coding sequence ATGGATTTAAGTCTTCTTAATACACTGCCTAGCCTACACTCCCTTTATGTGCAGATCATCGCCGATATGGGAAACAGTCAAATTTGGATTGTTGTTGTGGCATCTTGTTTAATGCTGGCCACTCATGCCATTGCCGTTCTTGGTGTTGCAACCGCATTTCATAAGATCAATGGGTTTATGGTCGATAGGAATATATTTGGCGCAAGCTTTGTTTCCTACTTTATCGCCATCAACTTGATCATTTTGATTCATCTCATTGAGATTGTGATTTGGTCTTATATTTGCGTTGGCTTAAAAGTATTTCCTTCAAACCCTCAAACTTTCTACTTTGCTGGTGAAATGTACACAACCGTTGGTTACGGAACCTGGACACTGCCTAGCCAATGGAAAATCTTACCAATATTGATCGCTTTTACTGGTGTGTTTGCTGTTTCAATGTCGGGTGCCGCTTTGTACACCATGATGGGTAGCTTTATTGGCGGTAAAAAAGAGCGATCCACAGCCCAGATTTAA
- a CDS encoding ankyrin repeat domain-containing protein: protein MKHSFKLILSSNIALMLLSGLAIGQTADQIADFTKAAKFDDVSEVKTLIKSGVNPNTLDPKGNPMLIVAIRDKSSKVVDLLLSEKSIDINLSNKNGENPLMIASIEGELTVVQSMVIKNKADVNKTGWTPLHYACTTGKLDVAQFLLSNGAKINALSQSETTPLMMAVGSGNDNLIKYLLDQGADLRLRNHEGYSAIDVAELFGKTDIRDGLASRWEKLYKQPYPGGPKKTSS from the coding sequence ATGAAGCATTCTTTTAAGTTAATTCTAAGCTCCAACATCGCTTTGATGCTACTTTCAGGGCTTGCTATTGGTCAAACGGCTGATCAAATAGCTGACTTTACAAAAGCAGCCAAGTTTGACGATGTATCTGAGGTCAAAACACTGATTAAATCTGGAGTGAACCCCAATACCCTAGACCCAAAGGGCAACCCAATGCTGATTGTGGCTATTAGGGATAAGTCCAGCAAGGTAGTCGATCTATTGTTGAGTGAAAAATCCATTGACATCAACTTAAGCAATAAAAATGGGGAAAACCCGCTCATGATCGCCTCAATTGAGGGTGAGCTAACAGTTGTGCAAAGCATGGTGATCAAAAACAAGGCTGATGTTAATAAAACGGGTTGGACGCCACTGCATTACGCCTGCACAACTGGGAAGCTCGATGTTGCTCAGTTTTTACTCAGCAATGGCGCAAAAATTAACGCCCTTAGTCAAAGTGAAACAACGCCATTGATGATGGCAGTGGGTTCCGGTAATGACAACTTGATTAAATACCTGCTTGATCAGGGTGCAGACCTTCGATTGCGCAATCACGAGGGCTATTCAGCTATTGATGTTGCTGAACTATTCGGCAAAACTGATATCCGTGACGGCTTGGCATCACGTTGGGAGAAGCTTTATAAACAGCCATATCCAGGCGGTCCCAAGAAAACATCCTCTTGA
- a CDS encoding TatD family hydrolase — protein sequence MFIDSHCHLDFPEFQARLPEVLANMAACKVTHALCVSVDIPDFPKVRKLAEDHRHLYASVGVHPDYEDTPEPSFDFLVSEAQHPKIIAIGETGLDYFRMGERSYESMEWQRERFRTHIRAAIASKKPLIIHTRSSSEDTLRILKEEGADQIGGVMHCFTESTEVAKKAIEMGFYISFSGIVTFKSAKDLQETCKQVPLDRMLIETDSPYLAPIPYRGKTNEPAWVSKVGEFVADLKGVPLEVLAEQTSNNFFQCFQINRDD from the coding sequence ATGTTTATAGACTCGCATTGCCACCTCGATTTCCCAGAATTTCAAGCCCGCCTCCCAGAGGTTTTGGCCAATATGGCCGCTTGCAAGGTTACCCATGCCCTATGTGTATCCGTTGATATTCCTGACTTTCCAAAGGTTCGCAAGCTAGCAGAAGATCATCGTCACCTATATGCCTCTGTTGGGGTTCATCCAGATTATGAAGACACGCCTGAACCTAGCTTTGATTTCTTGGTATCTGAGGCGCAGCATCCCAAGATTATTGCCATAGGAGAGACGGGCTTAGATTACTTCCGTATGGGCGAGCGTAGTTATGAATCCATGGAATGGCAACGCGAACGCTTTAGAACGCATATTAGAGCTGCAATTGCCTCTAAAAAGCCGTTGATTATTCATACGAGATCTTCTTCTGAGGATACCCTTAGAATTTTGAAGGAAGAGGGCGCCGATCAAATTGGGGGCGTCATGCATTGCTTTACCGAAAGTACTGAAGTAGCTAAAAAAGCAATCGAAATGGGGTTTTACATCTCGTTTTCAGGCATCGTGACCTTTAAAAGCGCTAAAGACCTGCAGGAGACGTGTAAACAAGTCCCTCTAGATAGAATGCTGATTGAGACGGATTCTCCTTATTTGGCACCTATTCCTTATAGGGGAAAAACCAATGAGCCTGCTTGGGTTAGTAAAGTTGGCGAGTTTGTTGCTGACTTAAAAGGAGTGCCGCTAGAAGTCTTGGCTGAGCAAACTTCAAATAATTTTTTTCAATGTTTTCAAATAAATAGAGATGATTAA
- a CDS encoding DNA polymerase III subunit delta' produces the protein MTEPIYSDLVPSKIAPWLQPIWDSLNLEALPSALLIHGQAGIGKFEFSVKLAKALLCEGALGVSKPCNTCEACHWFDSGNHPDFIPLVPETHRKLLPRGHFDADMDSPKKSKAGLSDSDGEASEKKEKKNISIEETRSAIEGLSIGTHRGGNRVILIYPLEMLRADSANTLLKSLEEPPSNTIFILLADRVDRVLPTIRSRCRLITAPRPDRSTGLSWLEQQLGLVPGLKMGSDEVQSIYDEQGGAPHAVLASLLARHHQDEKDELTIAIQASRNLLQALSQGGRIHWLDTAEKIQKARYAVLLATMQRWIADVQSCAQNGHPRYYPKHEANIHKLAQQARLPKLLRFWKSLLVARRHENHPLATRIQLEALLSQYQQIFED, from the coding sequence ATGACGGAGCCCATTTATTCCGACCTAGTGCCTAGCAAAATTGCACCCTGGCTGCAGCCCATTTGGGATAGCTTGAATTTAGAGGCACTCCCTAGCGCTTTACTTATTCATGGCCAGGCCGGTATTGGAAAATTTGAGTTCTCCGTAAAGTTAGCTAAAGCGCTGTTGTGTGAAGGTGCATTGGGCGTCTCAAAGCCCTGCAATACCTGCGAGGCATGTCATTGGTTTGATTCTGGAAATCATCCTGACTTCATCCCCCTGGTGCCTGAAACCCATCGCAAACTGTTGCCACGCGGCCACTTTGATGCGGATATGGATTCCCCTAAAAAATCTAAAGCAGGGCTATCTGATAGTGACGGAGAGGCTTCAGAGAAGAAAGAAAAGAAAAATATTTCTATTGAGGAGACGCGCTCCGCCATTGAAGGGCTGTCCATTGGCACACATCGTGGTGGTAATCGTGTAATTCTGATTTATCCCTTAGAAATGCTCAGAGCGGACTCAGCCAACACATTACTAAAGTCCCTTGAAGAGCCCCCCTCAAATACTATTTTTATTCTTCTGGCAGATCGGGTGGACAGAGTACTACCCACTATTCGCTCACGCTGTCGCTTAATTACTGCCCCAAGACCAGATCGCTCAACTGGGCTTTCATGGCTTGAGCAGCAACTAGGCCTAGTGCCAGGGCTGAAGATGGGTAGTGATGAAGTTCAGTCAATTTACGATGAACAGGGTGGGGCGCCCCATGCTGTTTTAGCTTCCCTGTTAGCTCGACACCATCAAGATGAAAAAGATGAGCTAACTATTGCGATTCAGGCTTCCCGCAATTTATTACAGGCCCTGTCTCAAGGAGGGCGGATTCATTGGCTTGATACGGCAGAAAAGATTCAGAAAGCCCGCTACGCTGTCTTGCTGGCTACGATGCAGCGTTGGATCGCAGATGTGCAGAGCTGCGCTCAAAACGGTCATCCGCGCTACTACCCAAAACATGAGGCCAATATTCACAAGCTTGCCCAGCAGGCAAGGTTACCCAAGCTACTTCGCTTTTGGAAGTCGCTGCTTGTCGCTCGTCGACATGAAAATCATCCCCTAGCAACCCGAATTCAGCTAGAGGCGTTGCTTTCTCAATACCAACAGATCTTTGAAGATTAA
- the tmk gene encoding dTMP kinase has product MSNLLPGFFISFEGIDGAGKSTHIESFGKLIQSRHPQREVVLTREPGGTVLGEQLRSLLLDAPMHLETEALLMFAARREHIAQVIEPALLAGKIVISDRFTDASFAYQGGGRGLSIEKLNALEQWVQTRADGGLLQPQLTFLFDLPGSIAQARRLQVRAPDKFEKMDLVFFEKVRQEYLRRAKADPLRFHLIDATQTPDVIWSGLQQLDIPI; this is encoded by the coding sequence ATGAGCAATCTACTTCCTGGTTTTTTTATTAGTTTTGAAGGTATCGATGGCGCCGGTAAAAGCACCCATATTGAATCCTTTGGCAAGTTAATTCAAAGCCGTCATCCGCAGCGAGAGGTTGTTTTAACTCGGGAGCCGGGGGGAACAGTATTGGGAGAGCAATTGCGCTCACTGCTGTTAGATGCGCCGATGCATCTAGAGACAGAGGCTTTACTCATGTTTGCGGCAAGGCGTGAACATATAGCTCAGGTTATAGAGCCAGCATTGTTAGCCGGTAAGATTGTGATTTCAGATCGCTTTACAGATGCGAGCTTCGCCTATCAGGGCGGTGGTCGTGGCCTGAGTATTGAGAAGCTAAACGCTTTGGAGCAATGGGTGCAGACTCGTGCCGATGGAGGCCTGTTGCAACCTCAACTTACTTTTTTGTTTGATTTGCCTGGATCAATAGCCCAGGCAAGAAGACTGCAGGTAAGGGCGCCCGATAAATTTGAAAAGATGGACTTAGTTTTTTTCGAAAAGGTCCGCCAAGAGTACCTTCGAAGAGCAAAAGCAGATCCATTACGCTTTCATTTAATTGATGCAACACAAACACCAGATGTGATTTGGAGTGGTTTACAGCAGTTGGATATACCGATCTAA
- the mltG gene encoding endolytic transglycosylase MltG, which yields MSFYHSLMSRKFQKRALFSPYPKKVPWKFYGMGLVVMLALLYGTIFIWPVVPGTPNPNTATNVAKAVNKTTVGDTFQIRISPQSGLSSIAQQLAQQGVQAYPFAIMLSARAILVGYQLKPGTYLLPQNASLGKILLQIARGDRVRASVAIIPGMTIWQVRALLDANPALTHQTQLMGSKELLQALNLDHVSAEGLFFPDTYVFDPEDTDLSIYRRAAQAMQKQLSNAWDQRGAKTPLQSPYQLLTLASIIEKETGRSSDRTTISAVFSNRLNLKMPLQTDPTVIYGIGPQFDGNLRKSDLRKYSPYNTYMNKGLPPTPIAMPSKESLLAAANPANSEAIYFVARGDGSSQFSKNLKDHESAVDQFQRKRKTSPQTNSQH from the coding sequence ATGAGCTTTTATCATAGCTTGATGAGTAGAAAATTTCAAAAAAGAGCGTTATTTAGTCCTTACCCAAAAAAAGTGCCCTGGAAATTCTATGGAATGGGCTTGGTGGTGATGCTTGCCCTCCTATACGGCACCATCTTTATTTGGCCTGTGGTGCCTGGTACGCCTAATCCAAATACCGCGACCAATGTAGCCAAGGCCGTTAATAAAACTACTGTTGGCGATACCTTTCAAATCAGAATATCGCCTCAATCTGGGCTCTCCTCGATAGCGCAGCAATTAGCACAACAGGGCGTACAGGCATATCCATTTGCCATCATGCTTTCTGCAAGAGCCATCTTGGTAGGCTATCAACTCAAGCCGGGAACTTATTTATTGCCCCAAAATGCAAGCTTAGGAAAAATTCTTTTGCAAATTGCGCGGGGTGATCGTGTTCGCGCTAGTGTAGCCATCATTCCAGGTATGACCATTTGGCAAGTTCGTGCGCTACTTGATGCCAACCCAGCATTAACCCATCAGACGCAATTGATGGGATCTAAGGAGCTACTTCAAGCCCTAAACTTAGACCATGTCAGTGCTGAGGGCCTTTTCTTTCCGGATACCTACGTATTTGACCCTGAAGACACAGACCTATCTATCTATCGTCGCGCTGCTCAGGCAATGCAAAAACAGCTTAGCAATGCTTGGGATCAAAGAGGGGCAAAAACGCCTTTACAAAGCCCTTATCAGTTACTCACCCTGGCATCCATTATTGAGAAAGAAACAGGGCGCTCTAGTGATAGAACTACGATTTCTGCTGTGTTTAGCAATCGACTAAATCTCAAGATGCCGTTGCAAACCGATCCAACCGTTATTTATGGCATTGGACCCCAATTTGATGGAAATCTTCGAAAATCAGACCTACGTAAATACAGTCCCTACAATACTTACATGAACAAAGGTTTGCCGCCCACTCCCATTGCGATGCCCAGCAAAGAATCCCTGCTGGCAGCTGCCAATCCGGCTAACAGTGAGGCCATTTACTTTGTAGCCCGGGGAGATGGTTCAAGCCAATTTTCAAAGAATCTTAAAGATCATGAAAGTGCGGTCGATCAATTTCAGCGCAAGCGCAAAACTTCCCCTCAAACCAATTCACAGCACTAG
- a CDS encoding folate-binding protein: MTTSSKITSPSPPHLTAGSALLSDWGLILVEGPDAATLLQSQLSNSVLSLQRCYPGSIASGFQAVRLVGYCNPKGRLLASAWVYLCPKNDSDEDRFVMFISKDLAASIAKRLSMYVLRSKVRVSNASDEWDIDGAYVLTQDHPVHPIATDAFALRLPDVVDGQQTFSRVLTAKPKLGNALVQESRSDLEEWNNLEVLSAIPRIVLATQEQFVPQMINFESVLGVDFQKGCYPGQEIVARSQYRGAVKRRLQLAHFDTDSASAYLSKPGDELFHSRDVTQPCGMVVLSSPSPSQPGRVNLQVECKLDALEAGEIRLGLDGPVLAIDPIPYPLLEI; the protein is encoded by the coding sequence ATGACTACTTCCTCCAAAATTACCTCTCCATCACCTCCCCATTTAACAGCTGGGTCAGCCTTGCTTTCTGATTGGGGCTTGATTTTGGTAGAGGGGCCCGATGCAGCCACCCTACTTCAAAGCCAGCTAAGTAACTCAGTGCTCAGTCTTCAACGCTGTTATCCGGGATCTATTGCCAGTGGATTTCAGGCTGTAAGGCTTGTTGGCTACTGCAATCCTAAGGGGCGCCTATTGGCCAGCGCTTGGGTCTACTTGTGCCCCAAAAACGATTCTGATGAAGATCGATTCGTGATGTTCATATCAAAAGACCTTGCCGCCAGCATTGCTAAAAGACTCTCGATGTACGTTTTGCGCTCTAAAGTAAGGGTGAGCAATGCATCGGATGAGTGGGATATAGATGGCGCGTATGTATTAACTCAAGATCACCCCGTCCACCCCATTGCCACTGACGCATTTGCATTAAGACTGCCTGATGTTGTTGATGGGCAGCAGACCTTTTCGAGGGTATTAACAGCAAAACCCAAGTTAGGCAATGCGCTTGTTCAAGAAAGCCGTTCCGATCTAGAAGAATGGAATAACTTAGAGGTACTGAGTGCTATTCCCCGAATTGTTTTAGCAACACAAGAGCAATTTGTACCCCAAATGATTAATTTTGAGTCTGTACTGGGTGTCGACTTTCAAAAAGGCTGCTATCCAGGACAAGAAATTGTCGCCCGCAGCCAATATCGTGGCGCCGTTAAACGTCGCTTACAACTAGCCCACTTCGATACAGATTCGGCAAGCGCCTATTTGAGTAAGCCTGGTGATGAACTCTTTCACTCTAGAGATGTGACGCAGCCTTGTGGCATGGTTGTATTAAGCTCCCCTAGCCCAAGTCAACCTGGCCGAGTAAACCTACAAGTAGAGTGCAAACTCGACGCTTTAGAAGCCGGAGAAATTCGCTTGGGGCTTGATGGGCCCGTATTAGCAATAGATCCCATTCCTTACCCCTTGCTAGAAATTTAG
- a CDS encoding PaaI family thioesterase: protein MVTIEMKNNFMQAATGILRVKADTVRTTATMAFCEAKLYNDQGEICCMSTGTFKFLKRLASKNADGERVINDDLRQQ, encoded by the coding sequence GTGGTCACCATCGAGATGAAGAATAACTTTATGCAGGCGGCAACGGGCATTTTGAGAGTCAAAGCAGACACCGTTCGCACTACCGCTACGATGGCATTTTGTGAGGCAAAGCTCTATAACGATCAAGGTGAAATTTGCTGCATGTCTACAGGCACATTTAAGTTTTTAAAGCGCCTAGCGAGTAAAAATGCAGATGGTGAAAGAGTTATAAACGACGACTTACGTCAACAGTAA